The DNA sequence AGACGGACTTGATACGTCACTCTAATTTCTTGAAATTTGTAGAGTACCTACATACTTTTCTGGTTGTCTGCCGGAAGAACCGACGTCTGCTTGAAGCGAAGGACGGGATTCAGCATGACAAGTAGACCAAGCCCGACCGTTAGCAATCCGGAGAGAAGAATGGTTTCTGAAACGCCTAAAAGCTCACCAACAACGCCTCCTAAGTAAACACCGATAGGGAACCCGAGCCCGGCGATGAGGCCATAAACGCCAACAACTCTGCCTCGTAATGAATTAGGCACGAGCGTTTGCTGGAGCGTAGGAGAAACGATGTTATACGGAGCGTAAACCACCCCACCGAGAAACATGATAGCAAAAACGACCCACTCGCTCGTTACATAGCTGAACGAAACAGGCGCGAGGCCCCATAGCAACATGACTCCCCCAAGTGAAAAGGAGTAGGGCAGTTTTTTCCCTAACTTCACCCAAAGCAATGAACCAAGGAAAGAACCGACAGCAAAAAAAGTCCAGATTGTACCGAGGACGCCTGATCCAGCATCCAAAACGTCATCAACATAGGCCGGCAGCATGACCTCTAGTGGTGCGTAAGCAAAAATTGAATACAAAGGTGACGAGGGCAATCATCATCAGAACACGGTACTTCAGAATAAAGCGAAGGCCGTCCTTTACATCCCGCCCGTAGTTCACGAGATTGCGTCTAAAGGACGGGTCGATTGGTCGGCGTTCCATGCCTTTGTGATACACCTCGGTAGGAATGAGAAAGTAGAGTACAGCGGCGATAAAAAAGCAGATCACGTTGATGAGTAGAGTTAGCGGAGCACCGAGCATAGCTGTACTAATTCCCCCAATGGCTGGCCCGATGAGTGAGCCCATTTGTCCAGTCATTGATAAAACAGCGTTTCCTGGTTCCAAGTCTTCTTTTCTGAGAAAGGAGGGCAGAATAGATGTTACTCCGATGGTGGTAAAGGAGGACAGAAAGCCTTTTACAAAGATAATTGCCACAATAATAGGTAAATTTAATAGGTCAAGCCAATGCAAAATAGGAATGAGAGACAGGAAAACGCCGCGGAGTCCATTTTCGACAATCATAATCGATCGACGATTGTATTGATCAAGCACGCCACCAACGAGAACGCTTGATAACAAAGGGGCAACGGTAGACGCCGTAATAACGATCCCAATGGATACGAGTGAACCGGTCGTCTGATAGACAAACCAGCCAAGCGCAACCCAAGTTAATTTTCTTCCCATATTTAATAACGTCAAGGCAACAAAAAAATGCCGGAAGTATGTGTTTTTCAGCAACTGTATGTAAACGTTCAATGAACAGCACTTCCTTTTTGATAATTATAATCATTACTATACTATAATATTTCTAATATTAAAAGAAATAATTGGAAATTACATCTAGGAGTTCAAATACAGTGAAGGAGAGGAGGAGAGCTTATGCCAGATATTCAAGCCGTGTTTATAGATCGAGATGGTACGATTGGTGGCGATGGTCATTTTGCACATCCGGCAAATTTTAAGCCATATCCAAATAGCCTTAGAGCGTTCGCTTTGTTAAAGGCACAAGCGATCCCCATGTTTGCTTTCACAAACCAGAACCGAATCGCAAAAGGCGAAGCCACACTGGATGAGTTTAAGGGAGAGTTTAGGTCTTATGGGTTTGATGACATGTTTCTCTGCCCTCATCGTTCTGAGGACAACTGTATCTGCCATAAACCAAGAACAGGACTTTTGGAGAAGGCTGCAAAAACATACCATTTGGACTTGCGAAAAACAGTGGTGATCGGAGATGTGGGGGCAACGGATATGCTCGCTGCTCATGGCGTTGGCGCAATTAAAATTCTTGTTCAAACAGGATGGGGTCAGGGATCGATGCAAAAATTTCGCCATACTTGGGCAGAAGTGGAGCCCGATTTCGTTGCAGAGGATTTGCTGGAGGCTGTTCAGTGGTTGGTCAAGTGATCGGATTAAAGTGAAGGAAGACCGTTCAGTAACACGTGAAAAAGCTGTCCCAAACTCATTTTGGAACAGCTATTTTTAACCCTTTTAAACAGGCATTTTTAATGCAGCGATTGCCAGACGATTCCAAGCATTGATCGTGACGATAGCCAAGATTAGCTTTGCGATTTGCGTTTCATCAAAGGATTCAGTAGCTCGACTATATACGGCATCTGGTACATGGTTTTCTGAAATCAGAGTCACTGCCTCTGTCAATTCGAGTGCAGCGCGTTCTTCTTGCGTAAAATAAGGCGTTTCTCTCCATGCAGGAAGTGTATAGATGCGCTGCTCTGATTCTCCTGCCTTCCGTGCGTCTTTTGTATGCATATCCAAACAAAATGCACAGCCGTTCAGTTGTGAGGCGCGAATTTTCACTAGCTCAAGCAGCGATTTTTCCAATCCTGATGTGGCTACGGCTGTTTCAAGAGCCATCATTGCGCGTACACCCTCAGGGAAAACAGTTTCAATAGATAAGCGCTGTTCCATAAAAAATCCCTCCGTTTTTGAGTTTGCCTACCATAGGTTCATAGAGTAGACAATCGAGGGGAGGGGTTTGTGACACTTACTTGCTATTTTTTGATGTCATCGTTTTTAACTTGTCGGGATTTCGCACAAGATAAATGGCCGAAATGCGGAATTGATCAGCGTTTAATTGAACAAGAACAACGTCTCGTAACGAGTTGTTGTCGTAAAGGAGAAGACCGGCCTGCCCATTGATAGACGTCATACGAACTTCGACGTTAAACAAGCCTTTCGCAGCAAGACTTTGTAAAAATGAAAGGATACGCTGACGACTGTAAATGGGCCGCATTGCCGCTCTGACCTTTCCGCCACCATCGCTGTACAGAACAGCTTCTTCAGTAAGCAAGCCGACGACCGTGTCAAAATCCCCGCTTTGCGTAGCTTGAAGAAAGGCGAGAATTAATGCCTCTGCTTGTGGGCTGTTGGTGAGATGTTCATCAGTAGATTGGTTTAATTGCTGCTTTGCACGGCTGTAAATCTTTCGGCAGTTGGCTTCCGATTTCTCGAGGATAGTTCCTATGTCAGCGTAAGGATATGACAATGCTTCTCGAAGGATGAAAATGGCGCGCTCCACAGGATTTAGCTTCTCTAATAGAAAAAGCAGCGCATAAGACAGCTCTTCTTGCTGTTCAACGATCAGATCGGGACTTCGTACAGTTTCATCGAGTTTGGGTTCTGGCAGCCATACGCCAGGATAGGTTTCTCGTTTCATACGACTGGACGTAAGAACGTTGATACAGCGATTTGTGATGGTTTTGACTAGGTAGGCTTGTAAATTGTGTACATTACTCAAATCTCTTTTTTCATAGTCAACAAACAGATCATGTACAACGTCCTCAGCATCCGTTGCTGATCCAAGCATTTGATAGGCGATTGAATGGAGGAGCGGACGGAAGGTTTCATAAGCCGTTTTTGTATCCATTGGTTGATCTCCTGACCATTGGTTTTCTTTCAGAATACCAAATGTATGCGAAGAGGGGCATGTTTTTAACTGAAACTGAGCAATGGATAGGTTTCGATGTTTCTGTATGTTAAGATTTTCATGGGGCGTTGAAGCTGGAAAGGTTGAAGTGGAGGTAAGGCGTTTGACACCTGAAAAAGACATTCGTTGGAAACAAAGATTTGAGAACTTCGAGAAATCATATAGGCTATTAGATAAATATGCACAAACCAGTTTGGACTCAGAATTAGAACGGGCAGGCGTGATACAGTTTTTTGAGATGACGATCGAGCTTGCATGGAAGGTTTTAAAGGATTACCTCGAAGCTGAAGGGCAGCTTGTGAAAAGTCCAAGAGAGACCATTAAACAAGCGATACAAAACGACGTGATTTCGAATGGGCACGTTTGGCTTGATGCTTTGGCCAGACGTAACTTATCGATCCATATGTATGATGAAGAAAAGTCGAAAGAACTGATTAAAACAATCAGAGAGTCGTATGTCCCTCTTTTCAACAATCTTTACGAGCGGCTGAAAAAGGAGTAACAGCCGACAGCAAGCGTTTAATCGCTTGCCATAACCTTGGTCTGCCCGGTGGCTATGTTTTTTGGGGTTGGCTGTTCTTTTTAAGCGGGAATAGGAGACATTCTTATATTGGAAAAGTATCAGAAGGCTAATAAAGTAACGACCATTCCTCATATTATTTAAGTAAAAGGAGCTGATTTATATGTCAATTATAGTGATATGTATTCTTATTGCGATTTCAAATGCGATTTTCATGGGTATAATGACAGATTCCGGCATTTTGGGCGCTCTGTTCCTGTCTCTTGCCCCAACGCTGTTCATGTGCACGGTCATCAATCTTTTGTACGATATTCTAATAAGGATTAACGCCGCGCTTGCTCCGCCGCTATTTAGGAAAAAGGAAGAAACCACCCCACATCGGTCTAGTGAGCAGCGATAAGGAATAGGTTTGCCGCTCACCGTGACCAATCTAGCATGCTTAAAAGTTTATTGCTCAGGTTCGGATTCCTTGTTTTTCATTAAATGAGATTCTTGAAATACATTTCGGGCGTCCGTGTCTTCTTTGATCAGCTTTCCTATATACAAAAAGCCAAGGACCATTGCGCCCGATGTGACCCAGCCTAGAATTTGCTTGACGACAATAAGCTCGTCAAAAGCGTCAACCCCATATTCATTAATAAAGTGAATTTGAAATAGGTTGCCAATGATGTAGCGCAGAATGAAGGCGGCTGTTAAAAGTACAAAGACGATATAAAACTTCCGTTTGAAAAACACTTTTCGCAAAGGCTCACGTGGTACGCCTTGAAGCTCTATCACGTCGAGGCCGAAATAAAGCGAAAGAGGTTTTTTAATAAGAATCGTTAATAAAAATAATCCAGCTAAGAAAAAGTTGTAATACACTTGATTCCATAATAGCTGAAGGGCGGAGCCTGAAAGAACATCGATGACGCTGCCGATGACAAGCGAGCCGAGAAGAAAAATGCCCAGGGTGTTGAGCTTCTTAACCTTTATAAATCGATAAACACTGTAGAGAATCCCTGGAACTGACGACAGCAGCATCGCGTAATAGTCGCCGATTAAATCTCGTCCTCCATGCCAGATGACGAGTGGAAGGACGACATAGAATACGATGTCGAATAAGGCTAAGTATTTTTTCACGAAAAAACGTCCCTTCGATGATATGGGATGATTGTATCAAAGAACGAACGATTTTTCCTTCTCCAGCGCAACAGGTGCTAATGAAAGTGGAAAGCAGCCCCTCACGTCCTCTAATTTATTCGCCAGTGGTAATCTCTCTTTTTTGAAAAATCAGCGCTGCCGCACCAATAAATAACAGCCAGTGCAAGAGAAGAATGGTGATTGAAAACCCGAGTGTCATTCCTTCTAGTATAGCTCCCTCGCTTGAAAAATACTGCCCAAGATCGGCATTGATAAAAAAGAGGTATTTCGCCCAGTCAAAGAAAGCGAGCAGCACGCCAGTTGTAATTGTGCCCCCATAATAGGCTAGCAAGCTAAGGATGATCGACATCTTGTCACTCTTAAAAATAGTAGAAATGGCGAAAGCGAGTGTACCAATGACGAGCAAATGAATGATAGATGTTGCGTATTCAATCAGAACGCCAGTGATGGCAGAGCGTTCGATCAACTGGTCGCCCCGATGCAGTATGTCAACAGCACGATCCTCAAAGCCAAAACAAATGGACCCAATGAGAAACGACAGTCCAAACAATAAAGAAGCAAGCATCAAGGCATAGACGACAACGGTTAAATATTTGGACATTAACACACGGAATCGAGAAGGCGGTCGAACGAGCAAAAGCTTGATCGTGCCCGTCTTAAATTCTGTAGAGACAATGGTGGCCGCCATGATAATCACCATGAGCCCAACAAGGTTGAGGAGATGAACACTGCTTCTTAAGAAGGACCAAACATTCTCCTGCAGCATTCTCTCTGGTGGCAAATCATGCTGAATGCGGTAGTTGTTTTCCCGAATGTCTGCACGCAACATAGTTGGATCACTCCATTCAGAGCCTTCCGCGATGGTTTGTTCGTGCTGTTGGTTTTCTTGCAGCAATAATGCTTTCCAATCCTGCTCAGCAGGGGCGGCCGTTCTAAAGGTGAGGATGAGGACAACAGCAATGCCGACGCCTAAAAGAGCCAGCCATACCCACTGACTTTTTCGTGCCCATACTTTCATCCATTCATTTTGAATTAATCGAATCATGAAGAGGCCTCCTTTCGTGATGTTACAGATAAAAAGCGGTCTTCCAGCGTCACTTTTTCTTCGCGAAGCTCATACATATCAATGGCTTCTGAACTTAGATGTCGGATGAGGTCAGGCAGCTGTGTTTTGTAGAAGGAGGCAAAAATATGATCGCCTTGCAGTCGGGCTTTTGCACTTGGATCAAAGGCATGTATGGCGTGCTGTGCCTCACTTTGTTGCCCCGGTGTGAACTCAAGACGGTAAGTGAGTCTTGTGTCCTCGTTGCTTTCGTCACTTGTTTGTTCAATATCGACTAGGTGACCTTCTTGAAGAATGGCAAAACGATCACACATTAGTTCCATTTCAGACATGAGGTGACTTGAGACGACGACAGCCAAGCCCTCCTCCTTTGCGAGCTGACGCAAATAATCACGTACCATTCGAATGCCCTCTGGATCAAGTCCGTTTGTTGGTTCATCTAAGATCAACAGCTTTGGTCTGTGAATGAGCGCTTGGGCAATGCCAAGGCGCTGCTTCATGCCTAAAGAGAAGGTACGGACGCGCTTGTTCTTGACGTTCTCCAAACGGACGAGCCTTAAAAGCTCCTGAATGCGGTCTTTATCCACTTTCCCGTTCATGCGTGCAAAGTGGACGAGGTTCTGTTCTGCCGTCAAATGCGTGTACAATTCCGGATTCTCGACAATGGCCCCAACATGAGCGATGGCTTGCTTATACGCCTTTTGGATGCTGTGGCCGTGAATGCGAATGTCTCCTGAATCAGGCGAGGAGAGGCCGACCATCATTCGGATCGTGGTCGTTTTTCCAGCACCGTTCGGACCAAGAAATCCGAAAACCTCCCCAGCAAATACGGTAAAAGCAAGATCATGAATGATTGTTTTTCCTTGGATGGACTTGCTGACATGATCAATATCTAATACAGCTTCCACGAATGACACTCCCTTTCACCATGGCGGCAACCAAGGTGATTTTTTGTCCTGATCGTTTTAAAGATATCAGCTTTATTATTCCTTTGCAATTAAAATTTATTGTTTTTCGATATAATTTTATTCCTAAACGAAAATGTGCTATAGTGTTAACAGAGCAATTATTTTACGTGCAGGAAGGAAGGACCCGTATGAAATCAAAGCGTATTTTTAAACTAGGGTCTACGATGTTTCTTATTTTCTTTTATGTTGTTTTGCTATTTAGCCTGTTATCAATGCTTGAGAAAGTATCGTATCTTTGGTGGCCGGAAAGTGGTCTTGCTGCATTTTTTGGTCCTTTTGACCCGATTTATAGCATGTTCACGATCCAATTTAACGAACATCCAACCTTGTATCAGGACAGCGGATTTATTTCGCTTGCGCTTTTGTGTGACGTAATGATGGGTGTCTTCGGGGGACTGTTTTGTTGGTATATGCATAGGCTACTGAAGAACATTTTTCTGGACAGCTTGTTCACTTACAAGAATGTGGGCGTACTTTTTAAACTAGGCATTGTCTCGATAGTGCCTGGCTCAGCGTTTGTCCTTCTAGACAATTTACTAGCACAAAAAGCGCTGGCACTGTTGACGATAACGAATGCGACAATGACCTTTACTGATGTGACCTATCTCGAATCTATAAGTTCGGGCGTAGTTCTTCTGTTTATTTCTTTGGCCTTAAAACAAGCAGTGCACGCCGTGGAGGAAAACAAGCAGACAATTTAACTAGAAGTAGGCAGGCGAGAATCTATGATTCGAATTAATTTGGATGTGATGATGGCACAGCGCAAAATGTCGTCAAACCGCTTGGCAGAGCTGGTGGGAATTACGCCTGCCAACTTGTCCATCTTGAAAAATGAAAAAGGGAAGGCAATACGGTTCACCACATTGAACGCGCTGTGTAAAGCGCTTGATTGCCAGCCGGGGGATTTGCTGGAGTATGTGGAGGATGAAAGTGAAGCTAACGAGTAAAAAAATGGAGCGATCGGCGCAGGCTTTTAGGTGACTGTATCGCTTCATTTTTTTCCGGTTGCCTCTTGCAACTTCATCAAAACTCCGTTAAAATTAAACCAAACGGTCAGTTTAAAGGCGGGTTATTAATTCATGAGTACAAAAGGGCAATCAAAGCGAGCATTTATCCTTGAACAGGCAGAAGCCCTATTTATTCAAAAAGGGTACGCAGGAACGTCTATGGAGGATTTGGTAAAGTTCAGTGGCGTCAGTAAGGGAAGTATTTATTACCACTTTGACAGCAAGGAGCAGCTGTTTGTTGAATTGATTGAAAAAAGCTCCTCCGACTGGCTTGAGATGTGGCGACAGAAAGAAACAAGCGGTTTAGGGTTTACTGAAAAACTTTATGCCGTCACTGATCATTACATGTCCGATTTTAAAAATCCATTAACGAAGGTAGTGGATGAGTTTTTTATGAGTCATTCCGATCAGGAAGCAATGATTGAACGGGCACTGAAAATCAATCAGGCACCACAAGCTGTGTATACAGATATTTTTGCTGAAGGCATTGAACAGGGCAGCGTGAGGGATACTTCTGCTGAGGAGTTAGCGTTCATTTTTTCTGGGCTTCTAAATGGATTAGGCATTCATTATTTCACGTTGGAAGAAGAAAAACTCTATAAACTGTATCAATCTGCTGTAGAGCACTTTTTGCACGGGGTTCTAAAAACATAAGTCTGAGTTCCCGTGAGAAAATCATTCTCTTTCGAATCGTTGAAAGTAAAAATAAAAAACAGTATTCAACGTGCGACAAGCTATTGCTTGAGGCACGTACAAATTAAACCGACCGGTCAGGTTTGGAGGGCGATAAAAATGAAACCATTGTTTTCAAATAAAGTGTTTTTGCTCGTTATGGCGTCTGATTTTCTACAAAATATGGGCATATGGATTCGTAATATGGCGCTTTTGTTTTATGTCGTGGCACAGACGAATGGCGACCCTGTTGCCGTGTCTATGCTGACAGTAGCAGAGTATGCGCCGATTTTTATCTTTTCACTAGTTGGTGGCGTTTTGGCAGACCGCTGGCGTCCGAAGCGAACGATGATTATAGGAGATACCCTTAGTTTTGCTTCCATTCTCGTTATTTTGCTGGTGATTCAATCTGGTGTCTGGCAGGCCGTATTTGTTGTGACAGTGATTTCCGCGATTGTCTCACAATTCTCGCAGCCTTCCTCGATGAAAATATTTAAGCAGCATGTGCCAGAAGAGCATGTGAAAGGCGCTATGGCATTGTCACAGACGATGATGTCGGTGTTTATCATTGCTGGACCAATGGTCGGTACGGCGATATACAACTGGTTTGGCATCACAGCCTCTCTATCCAGCTTGCTTGTCATTTTTGCCTTGTCGGCTATCGTACTAAGCTTTTTACCGAAAAGCAAAGCCGTTACGGTTACGGAAAAGCGAAGTGTTTTGGCAGACTTTAAAGAGGGTCTTGTTTTCCTTAAAAGCCAAAGAGAGCTAAAGATTCTTCTGCTGATTTTTGGGGTGCTTGCCTTAGGTATTGGGCTTATTGCGCCTCTGGATGTTTTTCTCATTACTGATCGTCTAGGGATGGACAAAGAAAATCTTCAATGGCTCGCCGTTTCTGCGGGAGTAGGGATGCTGATTGGGAGTATTCTCGTAGGTGTCTTTTCAATCAAATTGCAAGGCAGATGGGTGGTGTTTGCAGGGCTAGGGTTTCTCGCCATAACAACCATCGTAGAAGCATGGTCCGTTTGGTTTGGTCTAACGGTATCCATGGAGCTTTTGAACGGAATTTCGATGGCCTTTATGCAAACGGTGCTCTCTGCGTTTATGCTTTCTGCGGTCGAAGAAAGGTATATCGGTCGCTTCAATGGACTAATGACCCCTGTATTTACAGGAGCAATGTTGCTTGGAACGGGCCTGTCAGGTATTTATATGAGTGTGAGCTCACTTATTACAGTGTACTGTAGCGCTGGGATCCTCTTTATCATTGCTGGTTTAATCGGCTTAAACCTTCGGATGGACGCTCCTAAGCTCGATGCGGTTATTGAAGCAAAGGAAAAGGATACTGAGCTCAATGTCTAGGGTTCAGATGTAACGCAAGAAAATGGATTCTCATAAACGGCAAAATAAAAACGAAGAGCGAGCCATTGAAGGTCAACGTTCTTCGTTTTTTTTGTTTTTTTACCATGTACTATCCCGCTTTCTGAGCCGCAATTCCTTCAAAGCGACGCGACTTGCTTTCTGCTTTGGCAAGAGCCATTTCGAGAACAATGCTGAGTAGCCAGTACAGCAGGGCAAAGGCTTTGATCCTAAATAATTCAAGCTCCGCAACAACGTGGTTTTTCCTGAGCCACTTGGCTCAATAATGGCAACCACTTCACTCAGCTTCACATGAAAATCAATGCCTTTTAGCACATGGGCGTCCCCATACGATTTATCAGACTCAGGCGAGAACACCCCACTTCAAACACACGTATGGTGTTAAGTGGTGGGTAGTTGAAGCAAGTTCGAAACAGTTATTATTTGAAAACCATCCTTTTTGACAGTGTCTTGAGGTATTGTTACACTTATCATAACAAATCCGGTGTGTAAAGTTGGTTTAGAGAGAGGATGACACATATGGCAAAACAATTATTTGCAACTACAGAATTCCAAAACCACTGGCTAAATAAACTTGAAACGTTACGCCAGGATATTGAAAGCTCTGCACAGGAAAACGATGAGAAATCACGGTTTCCAAAAGACAATATCCAACAGCTCGTTGACATAGGGTACTCGGCTTTAGCTCTTCCGAAAGCATATGGGGGAGAGGGCTGTTCCATCGCCGACCTCGTTTTGTTCCAAGAAACCCTTGGCAGCATGGATGGTGCTACAGCTTTATCGATTGGTTGGCATATGGGCGTCGTCGGTGAGATTTATGAAAAACGCCAGTGGACAGAGGAGCAGCTGCAATTTTTTGCCGAGGAGATCAAAAAGGGAGCGATAGTGAATCGCGCTGTGAGTGAAGCCCAGACCGGCAGTCCGACCCGTGGAGGCAAGCCTG is a window from the Aureibacillus halotolerans genome containing:
- a CDS encoding HAD-IIIA family hydrolase, with translation MPDIQAVFIDRDGTIGGDGHFAHPANFKPYPNSLRAFALLKAQAIPMFAFTNQNRIAKGEATLDEFKGEFRSYGFDDMFLCPHRSEDNCICHKPRTGLLEKAAKTYHLDLRKTVVIGDVGATDMLAAHGVGAIKILVQTGWGQGSMQKFRHTWAEVEPDFVAEDLLEAVQWLVK
- a CDS encoding TetR/AcrR family transcriptional regulator produces the protein MSTKGQSKRAFILEQAEALFIQKGYAGTSMEDLVKFSGVSKGSIYYHFDSKEQLFVELIEKSSSDWLEMWRQKETSGLGFTEKLYAVTDHYMSDFKNPLTKVVDEFFMSHSDQEAMIERALKINQAPQAVYTDIFAEGIEQGSVRDTSAEELAFIFSGLLNGLGIHYFTLEEEKLYKLYQSAVEHFLHGVLKT
- a CDS encoding carboxymuconolactone decarboxylase family protein, producing the protein MEQRLSIETVFPEGVRAMMALETAVATSGLEKSLLELVKIRASQLNGCAFCLDMHTKDARKAGESEQRIYTLPAWRETPYFTQEERAALELTEAVTLISENHVPDAVYSRATESFDETQIAKLILAIVTINAWNRLAIAALKMPV
- a CDS encoding ABC transporter ATP-binding protein, with the translated sequence MEAVLDIDHVSKSIQGKTIIHDLAFTVFAGEVFGFLGPNGAGKTTTIRMMVGLSSPDSGDIRIHGHSIQKAYKQAIAHVGAIVENPELYTHLTAEQNLVHFARMNGKVDKDRIQELLRLVRLENVKNKRVRTFSLGMKQRLGIAQALIHRPKLLILDEPTNGLDPEGIRMVRDYLRQLAKEEGLAVVVSSHLMSEMELMCDRFAILQEGHLVDIEQTSDESNEDTRLTYRLEFTPGQQSEAQHAIHAFDPSAKARLQGDHIFASFYKTQLPDLIRHLSSEAIDMYELREEKVTLEDRFLSVTSRKEASS
- a CDS encoding RNA polymerase sigma-70 factor codes for the protein MDTKTAYETFRPLLHSIAYQMLGSATDAEDVVHDLFVDYEKRDLSNVHNLQAYLVKTITNRCINVLTSSRMKRETYPGVWLPEPKLDETVRSPDLIVEQQEELSYALLFLLEKLNPVERAIFILREALSYPYADIGTILEKSEANCRKIYSRAKQQLNQSTDEHLTNSPQAEALILAFLQATQSGDFDTVVGLLTEEAVLYSDGGGKVRAAMRPIYSRQRILSFLQSLAAKGLFNVEVRMTSINGQAGLLLYDNNSLRDVVLVQLNADQFRISAIYLVRNPDKLKTMTSKNSK
- a CDS encoding helix-turn-helix domain-containing protein, yielding MIRINLDVMMAQRKMSSNRLAELVGITPANLSILKNEKGKAIRFTTLNALCKALDCQPGDLLEYVEDESEANE
- a CDS encoding MFS transporter, yielding MKPLFSNKVFLLVMASDFLQNMGIWIRNMALLFYVVAQTNGDPVAVSMLTVAEYAPIFIFSLVGGVLADRWRPKRTMIIGDTLSFASILVILLVIQSGVWQAVFVVTVISAIVSQFSQPSSMKIFKQHVPEEHVKGAMALSQTMMSVFIIAGPMVGTAIYNWFGITASLSSLLVIFALSAIVLSFLPKSKAVTVTEKRSVLADFKEGLVFLKSQRELKILLLIFGVLALGIGLIAPLDVFLITDRLGMDKENLQWLAVSAGVGMLIGSILVGVFSIKLQGRWVVFAGLGFLAITTIVEAWSVWFGLTVSMELLNGISMAFMQTVLSAFMLSAVEERYIGRFNGLMTPVFTGAMLLGTGLSGIYMSVSSLITVYCSAGILFIIAGLIGLNLRMDAPKLDAVIEAKEKDTELNV
- a CDS encoding VC0807 family protein yields the protein MKKYLALFDIVFYVVLPLVIWHGGRDLIGDYYAMLLSSVPGILYSVYRFIKVKKLNTLGIFLLGSLVIGSVIDVLSGSALQLLWNQVYYNFFLAGLFLLTILIKKPLSLYFGLDVIELQGVPREPLRKVFFKRKFYIVFVLLTAAFILRYIIGNLFQIHFINEYGVDAFDELIVVKQILGWVTSGAMVLGFLYIGKLIKEDTDARNVFQESHLMKNKESEPEQ
- a CDS encoding ABC transporter permease encodes the protein MIRLIQNEWMKVWARKSQWVWLALLGVGIAVVLILTFRTAAPAEQDWKALLLQENQQHEQTIAEGSEWSDPTMLRADIRENNYRIQHDLPPERMLQENVWSFLRSSVHLLNLVGLMVIIMAATIVSTEFKTGTIKLLLVRPPSRFRVLMSKYLTVVVYALMLASLLFGLSFLIGSICFGFEDRAVDILHRGDQLIERSAITGVLIEYATSIIHLLVIGTLAFAISTIFKSDKMSIILSLLAYYGGTITTGVLLAFFDWAKYLFFINADLGQYFSSEGAILEGMTLGFSITILLLHWLLFIGAAALIFQKREITTGE
- a CDS encoding DUF2975 domain-containing protein, which codes for MKSKRIFKLGSTMFLIFFYVVLLFSLLSMLEKVSYLWWPESGLAAFFGPFDPIYSMFTIQFNEHPTLYQDSGFISLALLCDVMMGVFGGLFCWYMHRLLKNIFLDSLFTYKNVGVLFKLGIVSIVPGSAFVLLDNLLAQKALALLTITNATMTFTDVTYLESISSGVVLLFISLALKQAVHAVEENKQTI
- a CDS encoding nucleotidyltransferase substrate binding protein, giving the protein MTPEKDIRWKQRFENFEKSYRLLDKYAQTSLDSELERAGVIQFFEMTIELAWKVLKDYLEAEGQLVKSPRETIKQAIQNDVISNGHVWLDALARRNLSIHMYDEEKSKELIKTIRESYVPLFNNLYERLKKE